A window of Castanea sativa cultivar Marrone di Chiusa Pesio chromosome 1, ASM4071231v1 contains these coding sequences:
- the LOC142607702 gene encoding uncharacterized protein LOC142607702 produces the protein MMISQTQTELGASASTPVTPPPSQQNFALSLSQRMQRDTCFHCRQQGHWARDCPLKKSQPSASFSNGLDLPLFRCPCGLGFRLVRVSRTDKNPGRKFFTCPGIKGNKCGFFKWCDEVTTGETSKSPPEGVYPYPKCSCEAGVCKRIMLNRSPNAGRTCFVCRVLRGFGACCFLQWEDTQEITTVNDIADESKHEICAKTTLRKHPLDIDLGDSSIENPKRMKFDSLEMESPQHFPTVAHARELFGKEQEPLMERGECDESSDKSPSKCIESSSNLQGLVMLEAESRSPIMKKSLVISHLRSPSQIRRRQAEFWRQITDAGDTSTADYSNQSLGLHIPGWLGQLAFPPPRCLSALLATTVFLLLCFPVI, from the exons ATGATGATCTCTCAAACTCAAACTGAGCTTGGTGCTTCTGCTTCTACTCCAGTAACTCCACCACCATCCCAACAAAACTTTGCACTCTCACTTTCACAGAGAATGCAAAGGGACACTTGCTTCCATTGCCGCCAGCAAGGCCACTGGGCCAGAGATTGCCCTCTCAAGAAATCTCAGCCCTCCGCCTCCTTCTCCAACGGTCTTGATCTCCCCCTCTTTCGCTGCCCATGTGGCCTCGGATTCCGTCTTGTTCGGGTTTCCCGTACCGACAAGAACCCCGGCAGAAAGTTTTTCACTTGCCCTGGCATTAAA GGTAATAAATGTGGGTTTTTTAAGTGGTGTGACGAAGTGACAACTGGTGAAACTAGCAAGTCTCCTCCTGAAGGTGTGTATCCGTATCCTAAGTGTTCATGTGAAGCGGGAGTTTGTAAAAGAATTATGCTGAATAGGAGCCCAAATGCGGGTCGAACCTGCTTTGTTTGTCGAGTCCTAAGG GGTTTTGGAGCTTGTTGTTTCCTCCAATGGGAGGATACTCAAGAAATTACCACAGTGAATGATATTGCAGATGAAAGCAAACATGAAATATGTGCAAAGACTACTTTGAGAAAACATCCGCTCGATATTGACTTGGGTGATTCAAGCATTGAGAATCCAAAAAGGATGAAGTTTGATTCACTGGAGATGGAAAGTCCTCAACATTTCCCAACTGTCGCGCATGCACGTGAACTTTTTGGGAAAGAACAAGAACCCCTCATGGAGAGGGGGGAATGTGATGAAAGCTCAGATAAATCCCCCTCAAAGTGTATTGAGTCCTCTTCAAATCTCCAAGGCCTAGTTATGCTGGAGGCTGAGTCAAGGAGTCCCATTATGAAGAAATCACTGGTAATTTCCCATCTACGGTCTCCGTCTCAGATTCGTCGCCGACAGGCAGAGTTCTGGAGGCAGATTACTGATGCTGGAGACACATCTACTGCGG ATTATAGCAATCAAAGCTTAGGTCTTCATATTCCGGGTTGGCTGGGCCAGCTTGCTTTTCCTCCTCCTCGATGTTTATCAGCTCTCCTAGCTACCACGGTGTTTCTTTTGCT gtGTTTTCCCGTCATTTGA
- the LOC142607558 gene encoding histidine biosynthesis bifunctional protein hisIE, chloroplastic-like — protein MAVSYFLCPQSLRVSSGSRLCISHSGYSWDINKKKTHHLVYASTNKQGKGLCLESKFQTLLDSVKWDDKGLAVAIAQNVDTGAILMQGFANRDAVATAISSQKATFYSRSRSMLWTKGETSNNFINIHDIFFDCDCDSIIYLGKPDGPTCHTGSETCYYTSVFDLKEHQQVGGDKLALSTLYSLESTISQHKTELAAEQNGKPSWTKRLLLDNKLMCSKIREEADELCRTLEENEDKSRTANS, from the exons ATGGCGGTGTCATATTTTCTGTGCCCTCAATCTCTGAGAGTGTCCTCTGGATCCCGTCTTTGCATTTCCCATAGTGGTTACAGTTGGGACATCAATAAGAAGAAGACCCATCATCTTGTTTATGCTTCCACTAATAAACAAGGGAAAGGTCTTTGTCTTGAATCTAAG TTTCAGACATTGTTAGACAGTGTAAAATGGGATGACAAAGGTTTGGCGGTGGCAATAGCTCAAAATGTTGATACAGGAGCCATATTAATGCAAGGCTTTGCAAACCGAGATGCAGTTGCTACAGCCATTTCCTCTCAGAAGGCAACATTCTATAGCAGATCGCGGTCAATGTTGTGGACAAAGGGAGAGACCTCAAACAATTTCATCAATattcatgatattttttttgattgTGATTGTGACTCT ATAATCTACCTAGGGAAGCCTGATGGGCCTACCTGCCACACAGGGTCAGAAACTTGTTATTATACATCagtttttgatttaaaagaaCATCAACAG GTTGGAGGAGATAAGTTGGCACTAAGCACTTTGTACTCATTAGAGTCAACAATCTCCCAACACAAAACAGAATTAGCAGCAGAACAAAATGGAAAACCCTCGTGGACAAAACGATTGTTACTTGATAATAAACTTATGTGCTCAAAAATCAG GGAGGAAGCAGATGAGTTGTGTCGAACATTGGAGGAGAATGAAGATAAGTCACGTACTGCCAATTCCTGA
- the LOC142607543 gene encoding uncharacterized protein LOC142607543: MLEQLLIFTRGGLILWTCKEFGNALKGSPIDTLIQSCLLEERSGAALYNYDGPQGAAYTLKWTFYNDLGLVFVAVYQRILHLLYVDELLAMVKHEFSEIYDPKRTAYSDFDETFRQLRKEAEARAEELKKSKQMSKPISNSKKQGQVQKSGFKGGSKKKSEGALVNDGGDGDRRKGSKLANGHSNGHHVDIVESKVNGADNGIENMSSDAGAFDVNKLLKLRAKGGKKTDTVVSKGSKIEPKKKITKKNRVWNDSPPPEKLDFTDSVGENGNHIDVVAADHGESMMDKEEIFSSESEDEEDEEVEKDSKPETKKKGWFSSMFQSIAGKANLEKSDLEPALKALKDRLMTKNVAEEIAEKLCESVAVSLEGKKLASFTRVTSTVQAAMEEALVRILTPRRSIDILRDVHAAKEQGKPYVVVFVGVNGVGKSTNLAKVAYWLLQHNVSVMMAACDTFRSGAVEQLRTHARRLQIPIFEKGYEKDPAVVAREAIQEATRNGSDVVLVDTAGRMQDNEPLMRALSKLINLNNPDLVLFVGEALVGNDAVDQLSKFNQKLADLSATPSSRLIDGILLTKFDTIDDKVGAALSMVYISGAPVMFVGCGQSYTDLKKLNVKSIVRTLLK; encoded by the exons ATGTTAGAGCAGTTACTAATTTTTACTCGAGGAGGATTAATCCTCTGGACGTGTAAAGAGTTTGGAAATGCTCTTAAGGGATCACCAATCGACACCTTGATCCAATCCTGTCTTTTAGAAGAACGATCTGGTGCAGCATTGTACAATTATGATGGCCCCCAAGGTGCCGCTTACACACTCAAATGGACCTTTTATAATGATCTTGGCCTTGTATTTGTCGCTGTGTATCAGCGAATCCTTCATCTATTGTATGTGGACGAACTGCTTGCAATGGTGAAGCATGAGTTTTCAGAGATTTATGATCCAAAACGGACGGCTTACAGTGACTTTGACGAAACTTTTAGGCAACTGAGAAAGGAGGCTGAGGCTCGGGCTGAGGAATTGAAGAAATCAAAGCAGATGAGCAAGCCTATAAGTAATAGTAAGAAGCAAGGACAGGTGCAAAAGAGTGGTTTCAAAGGAGGAAGTAAGAAAAAGAGTGAAGGTGCTTTGGTCAATGATGGTGGGGATGGTGATAGAAGGAAAGGTAGTAAACTGGCGAATGGCCACTCCAATGGCCATCATGTTGATATTGTAGAATCTAAGGTAAATGGTGCAGATAACGGTATAGAAAATATGAGCTCCGATGCTGGGGCGTTTGATGTAAATAAGCTTCTGAAGCTTAGAGCTAAAGGTGGGAAGAAAACAGATACTGTTGTTAGCAAGGGCTCCAAGatagagccaaaaaaaaagataacaaagaAGAATAGAGTTTGGAATGATTCACCCCCTCCAGAGAAATTGGATTTTACGGATTCTGTGGGTGAGAATGGGAATCATATAGATGTTGTTGCAGCTGATCATGGTGAAAGTATGATGGACAAGGAGGAGATCTTCAGTAGTGAAAGCgaggatgaagaagatgaggaagtggagAAAGACAGCAAGCCTGAAACTAAGAAGAAGGGGTGGTTTTCATCAATGTTCCAAAG TATTGCGGGCAAAGCGAATTTGGAGAAGTCAGACCTGGAACCAGCGTTGAAAGCTCTCAAGGATAGGCTCATGACCAAGAATGTG GCTGAGGAGATAGCTGAGAAGCTCTGTGAATCAGTGGCAGTAAGTCTTGAGGGGAAAAAGTTGGCTTCATTCACAAGGGTAACTTCAACAGTGCAG GCAGCAATGGAAGAAGCTCTTGTTCGTATTCTAACTCCTCGCCGGTCAATTGACATATTGAGGGATGTGCATGCTGCCAAGGAACAAGGAAAGCCgtatgttgttgtttttgttggtgtGAATGGAGTTGGGAAATCTACCAATCTAGCCAAG GTTGCCTACTGGCTTCTGCAGCATAATGTCAGTGTCATGATGGCTGCTTGTGACACATTCCGATCAGGAGCTGTTGAGCAGTTGCGGACTCATGCACGAAGACTCCAG ATCCCTATATTTGAGAAGGGCTATGAGAAAGATCCTGCTGTTGTAGCAAGGGAAGCAATCCAGGAGGCAACGCGAAATGGTTCTGATGTGGTTCTTGTTGATACTGCTGGTCGAATGCAG GATAATGAACCATTAATGAGAGCGCTCTCAAAGCTTATTAACCTTAACAATCCTGATCTGGTCTTGTTTGTTGGAGAGGCCCTGGTTGGAAATGATGCTGTTGATCAACTTTCAAAGTTCAATCAG AAATTAGCCGACCTTTCAGCTACACCTAGTTCCAGATTGATAGATGGGATCTTACTCACTAAGTTTGATACCATTGATGATAAG GTGGGAGCTGCACTTTCAATGGTCTACATTTCTGGGGCACCGGTCATGTTTGTTGGCTGTGGACAGTCGTATACAGACCTTAAGAAACTCAATGTCAAATCAATTGTCAGGACCCTCCTTAAATGA
- the LOC142622125 gene encoding early nodulin-like protein 15, with translation MHILSELAIITASFHSSATIYRPQRPPSILYLSLSLPQNIIRVSTMALLRALLSSMLLVSFFISLTEAREFLVGGKTNAWKIPSSESESLNKWAEASRFQIGDSLVWNFDPSKDSLLQVSKKDYDSCNTSSPIAVYKDGNTKVKLDRSGPFYFTSGTQGNCENGQKLVTVVLSGRREFFNVSPAPSPVEFEGPAMAPTSDGTSLRGSFMAIFGVLMRLVLLEMMM, from the exons ATGCACATACTTTCAGAACTTGCCATAATAACGGCTAGTTTTCATTCTAGTGCCACTATATACAGACCACAAAGGCCTCCTTCTATcctatatctctctctctctctccctcaaaacATTATACGAGTGTCCACCATGGCTTTACTCAGAGCTCTACTATCTTCAATGCTACTTGTATCTTTCTTCATCTCCCTCACAGAGGCTAGAGAATTCTTGGTAGGTGGCAAGACCAATGCATGGAAAATCCCATCCTCAGAATCTGAATCCCTCAACAAATGGGCTGAAGCCTCACGTTTCCAAATTGGAGATTCACTAG TTTGGAACTTTGATCCTAGCAAGGACTCTCTACTCCAAGTGAGCAAAAAGGACTATGATAGCTGCAATACTTCAAGTCCTATAGCTGTATACAAGGATGGGAACACCAAGGTCAAGCTTGACAGGTCAGGGCCATTCTATTTTACAAGTGGAACACAAGGCAACTGTGAGAATGGCCAGAAATTGGTCACTGTGGTGTTGTCTGGGAGGCGTGAATTCTTCAATGTTTCTCCAGCGCCTTCTCCGGTGGAATTTGAAGGCCCTGCCATGGCCCCAACCAGCGATGGCACAAGTTTGAGGGGCAGTTTTATGGCGATTTTTGGAGTTTTGATGAGGTTGGTGTTGTTGGAGATGATGATGTAG